The Geotrypetes seraphini chromosome 6, aGeoSer1.1, whole genome shotgun sequence genome includes a window with the following:
- the LOC117363157 gene encoding olfactory receptor 51E2-like, with product MTFSNTTLLSHSTFILIGIPGLEGAHIWIAFPLCSIYIITLLGNATILFIIKTEPSLHEPMYIFLSFLAVIDLFLSTSTMPKMLMLLWFDRTEISFDACLIQMFLIPFLSAVESTILVAMAFDRFIAICHPLRHASILTNPLTAKIALMAVVRGALFFVPFPLLIKRLPFCKNNVLSHSYCVHQDVMKLACADTTPNIVYGLLAILMVMGIDSLLIFLSYVMILRAVLKLASNKERLKTFNTCVSHLFAVLTFYLPLIGLSVIHRFGNSLAPIAHNYMGNVYLFIPPALNPIVYGAKTKQIRRRVLKIVHHIMVRS from the coding sequence ATGACTTTTTCCAATACTACTCTCTTGAGCCATTCTACCTTCATCCTGATCGGCATTCCTGGACTGGAAGGTGCACATATCTGGATCGCATTCCCTCTGTGTTCAATCTATATCATCACATTATTAGGAAATGCCACCATCCTCTTCATCATCAAGACAGAGCCAAGCCTCCATGAACCAATGTACATCTTCCTCTCTTTCCTGGCTGTCATTGATCTGTTCTTATCCACTTCCACTATGCCCAAAATGCTGATGCTGCTGTGGTTTGATAGAACAGAAATCTCTTTTGATGCCTGTCTGATCCAGATGTTCTTGATTCCTTTCCTGTCAGCCGTTGAGTCTACAATTTTGGTGGCCATGGCTTTTGATCGCTTCATTGCCATATGTCATCCCCTGAGGCATGCTTCCATTCTAACCAATCCACTCACAGCCAAAATTGCTCTGATGGCAGTGGTCCGTGGTGCGCTGTTCTTTGTCCCCTTTCCCCTTCTGATTAAGAGGTTGCCCTTTTGCAAAAACAATGTTCTCTCACATTCTTATTGTGTGCACCAAGATGTAATGAAACTGGCCTGTGCTGATACAACCCCCAATATAGTATATGGTTTACTGGCCATTCTAATGGTCATGGGTATAGATTCATTGCTCATTTTCTTGTCCTATGTTATGATTTTAAGGGCAGTCCTGAAGCTTGCATCCAACAAGGAACGCCTTAAGACATTTAACACCTGCGTGTCCCATCTTTTTGCAGTCTTGACATTCTACCTTCCCCTGATTGGCTTATCGGTGATACACCGGTTTGGAAACAGCTTAGCTCCTATCGCTCATAATTATATGGGCAATGTCTACCTTTTTATCCCCCCTGCACTAAATCCTATAGTGTACGGTGCAAAAACCAAGCAGATCCGAAGAAGGGTACTGAAGATAGTCCATCATATTATGGTTAGATCTTGA